GCAGATCGGTGATTTAATTCCCTCGgtatgtttttaattttattagatATTTACCTCCATTTTTAGCcattttaattgttatttctgTACTTCATTTTAATGTGATCAAACTTTAGGTTTGATGATTAATTGGGTTTAATTTCACGAAATCATAATCTAATTAGGATTTTAATGGGACCTATTGCATTATTTATACGTTGTATCAATGAATCATTTGAATCTAAAATGACAATTGATGTGATTAATCTTACTATTAATTGATTTGATAGTCATTATGTGTGACAAGTTAATACATATGATTAGAGGGGTAACGTATTTAATTTCTGAAGATAATCTAAATTAATGAAATAGGGTGGTTAATTATAAATCATAAGCTCATTGATTTAATCTTGGAAGTAAATTGGATTATTTGTTTATATTCAGGTATCTATAGTTTGTTTAGAAGGGCGAGAAAGAGAAGGGTGATTtggtttaggagagagaaaaatggctCTAAGGAAAGCAGTGGGGCAACTGAAGGACCAAACTAGTATTGGTCTTGCGAAGGTGTCGAGTGACATGGCGCCTGAGCTTGAGGTCGCCATTGTCAAGGCTACGAGCCATGAAAATGATCCGGCGGATGAGAAGTACATTAGGAGGATTCTGACATTTACGTCGTACAATCGTATGTATGTGAATTCCTGTATAACTTCTATCTCGAGGAGGCTTGGTAAGACAAGGGattgggttgttgctttgaagGCATTGATGTTGGTCCATAGGCTGATGAATGATGGGGACCCTGTTTTCCAGCAGGAGATCTTGTATGCAACTCGAAGGGGGACTAGGTTGTTGAATATGTCGGATTTTAGGGATGAAGCTCATTCGAATTCGTGGGATCATTCGGCTTTTGTGCGGACTTTTGCTTTGTACTTGGATCAGAGGTTGGAATTGATGTTGTTTGAGAGGAAGCAAGGTGGAAAGGAAACCAATGGTGGGGGAAGTGGTCATGGTGGGGAGATTGTCAGGTATGAGCCAAGGGATGAAAAATTCAGGTCCCCACCGAGTCGGTTTGATTATGATTATGGGGAGTTTAAGGATGAGCCTAAGATGAGGAGGACTAGGTCATTTGGGGATGTTGGTGAATCAAACGGCCGGGAGGAAGATAAGGCTGTCACTCCATTGAGGGATTGGATTCCCGAGAGGATTTTTGCAAAGATGAGTCACCTGCAGAGGCTTTTGGATCGTTTCTTAGCATGTCGGCCTACTGGAATGGCAAAGAATAGCAGGATGATACTCGTTGCATTATACCCAGTTGTGAGGGAAAGTTTCAAGCTTTATGCTGATATATGCGAGGTTCTAGCTGTTTTGCTGGACAAATTCTTTGACATGGAGAATTCAGATTGTGTCAAGGCTTTTGAGGCTTATGCTAGTGCTGCAAAGCAGATTGACGAGCTTGTGGCCTTTTACAACTGGTGCAAGGACACTGGTGTAGCAAGGTCGTCAGAGTTCCCCGAAGTGCAAAAGATTACTGATAAACTCCTTGAAACCTTAGAGGAGTTCGTGAGGGACAGAACCAAGAGATCAAAGAGTCCCGAGAGAAAACCAGAGCCAGAACCAGCACCCAAAGAGGAGGAACCGGTTCCTGATATGAATGAAATAAAAGCATTACCTGCACCAGAGGAGCCCACCCCTCCACCACCCCCACCAGCACCGGAACCTGAACCAAAGCAGCAGATAACTGGTGACTTGGTTGATCTAAGGGAAGATGGAGAAACTGCAGATTCTCATGGTAATAAGTTTGCGTTAGCTTTGTTCGCTGGAGGTGCTGAGAATGGGAATGGGTCATGGCAAGCATTTGACAGTAAAGAAGGAGTAACTTCCGCGTGGCAGAACCCAGCTGCTGAACCAGGGAAGGCAGATTGGGAGCTAGCATTGGTGGAAACAGCTAGCAACCTCACACACCAGAAGGCAGCTATGGGTGGTGGATTAGATCCCTTACTCTTGAATGGTATGTATGATTCAGGAGTTGTAAGGCAACATGTGACTGCTACTCAGGTGAGTGGAAGTGCCAGTAGTGTTGCAGGGCCTGGAAAAAACACAACACCAGTTTTGGCACTCCCTGCTCCTGACGGTTCAGTTCAAACGGTGGGTGGAGACCCGTT
This sequence is a window from Spinacia oleracea cultivar Varoflay chromosome 1, BTI_SOV_V1, whole genome shotgun sequence. Protein-coding genes within it:
- the LOC110788387 gene encoding probable clathrin assembly protein At4g32285 gives rise to the protein MALRKAVGQLKDQTSIGLAKVSSDMAPELEVAIVKATSHENDPADEKYIRRILTFTSYNRMYVNSCITSISRRLGKTRDWVVALKALMLVHRLMNDGDPVFQQEILYATRRGTRLLNMSDFRDEAHSNSWDHSAFVRTFALYLDQRLELMLFERKQGGKETNGGGSGHGGEIVRYEPRDEKFRSPPSRFDYDYGEFKDEPKMRRTRSFGDVGESNGREEDKAVTPLRDWIPERIFAKMSHLQRLLDRFLACRPTGMAKNSRMILVALYPVVRESFKLYADICEVLAVLLDKFFDMENSDCVKAFEAYASAAKQIDELVAFYNWCKDTGVARSSEFPEVQKITDKLLETLEEFVRDRTKRSKSPERKPEPEPAPKEEEPVPDMNEIKALPAPEEPTPPPPPPAPEPEPKQQITGDLVDLREDGETADSHGNKFALALFAGGAENGNGSWQAFDSKEGVTSAWQNPAAEPGKADWELALVETASNLTHQKAAMGGGLDPLLLNGMYDSGVVRQHVTATQVSGSASSVAGPGKNTTPVLALPAPDGSVQTVGGDPFAASLSVAPPAYVQMADMEKKQHLLVQEQVVWQQYANSGMHGQATLAKIGGPAYYTPGSTSMMPAGGPMMPYGQYGMPQVNGMMPPPNGYYYNPV